The following proteins are co-located in the Echinicola sp. 20G genome:
- a CDS encoding arylsulfatase, translated as MTLNQKLNLSILLFLPVMTGLLLFTSCKPAEDKAEAVAKKPNIIYILADDLGYAELGSFGQSLIETPNLDALAQSGMRFTNHYAGAPVCAPSRCVLLTGKHTGNAYVRSNDEWTSRGDVWNYEMAVNNPELEGQRPLPASEVTIGNILQKAGYKTGIVGKWGLGAPLSDGIPNKRGFDFFYGYNCQRQAHNLYPKHLWKNGEKVWLDNELVAPNTKIDKGADPKELSSYDKFFQNDYAPAMMQKEALSFIESSQDQPFFLYYATPLTHAPLQVPQKYIDKYVKKFGDEEPYLGQGGYFPNRYPKAAYAAMVSYLDDQVGELIAKLKETGQYENTLIIFSSDNGPTYNDGTNSPYFDSAKPFKSEYGWGKGFVHEGGIRVPMIAVWENKIKAGTSSDLISAFWDVMPTLAEVAGTSTPEHTDGISFLPELLGKGDQQKHDFLYWEFPAYDGQQAVRMGKWKGIRKDILKDNMEIELYDLNADPQEQHDIADKNPEVVAKIKAIMQEEHHVAKTEKFQMPQLGD; from the coding sequence ATGACACTCAACCAAAAACTTAATCTTTCAATACTGCTATTCCTTCCTGTTATGACAGGTCTTTTACTTTTCACAAGCTGTAAACCTGCAGAAGATAAAGCCGAAGCAGTCGCTAAAAAGCCCAATATCATTTATATCCTAGCTGACGACCTAGGCTATGCCGAATTGGGCAGCTTTGGTCAGAGCCTCATCGAAACTCCCAATTTGGATGCGTTGGCACAAAGTGGCATGCGTTTCACCAATCATTATGCGGGTGCTCCTGTATGTGCTCCTTCTCGCTGTGTGCTATTGACAGGTAAACATACCGGAAATGCCTATGTCCGGTCCAATGATGAATGGACTTCCAGAGGCGATGTTTGGAATTATGAAATGGCAGTGAATAACCCAGAACTAGAAGGTCAGCGTCCCTTACCAGCTTCAGAGGTTACCATAGGTAATATTTTGCAAAAAGCAGGATACAAAACAGGAATAGTTGGAAAATGGGGTTTGGGCGCTCCCTTATCCGATGGCATTCCCAATAAGCGGGGCTTTGATTTCTTCTATGGCTACAATTGTCAACGCCAAGCGCACAACCTTTATCCTAAGCATTTGTGGAAAAATGGTGAAAAAGTGTGGTTGGATAATGAATTGGTAGCTCCAAATACTAAAATTGACAAAGGTGCTGATCCCAAAGAGTTGAGCAGTTATGATAAGTTTTTCCAAAATGATTATGCGCCAGCCATGATGCAGAAAGAAGCTTTGAGCTTTATTGAGAGTAGTCAGGACCAGCCTTTCTTTTTGTATTATGCCACTCCCCTTACCCATGCTCCACTTCAGGTTCCTCAAAAATACATCGACAAGTATGTAAAGAAATTTGGAGATGAAGAGCCCTATTTAGGTCAAGGTGGCTATTTCCCAAATCGCTACCCTAAAGCAGCCTATGCCGCTATGGTAAGTTACTTAGACGATCAAGTTGGAGAGTTAATTGCTAAATTGAAAGAGACCGGACAGTACGAAAACACTTTGATTATTTTCTCTTCAGACAATGGCCCTACCTATAATGATGGTACTAATTCCCCTTATTTTGATAGTGCCAAACCTTTTAAAAGCGAATATGGCTGGGGTAAAGGTTTTGTCCATGAAGGAGGAATCCGTGTGCCCATGATTGCTGTTTGGGAAAACAAAATCAAAGCAGGAACTAGCAGTGATTTGATTTCTGCTTTTTGGGATGTAATGCCGACCTTAGCCGAGGTAGCAGGAACATCCACTCCTGAGCATACTGATGGCATCAGCTTCCTTCCTGAATTATTGGGTAAAGGAGATCAACAAAAACATGATTTTCTTTATTGGGAATTCCCGGCATATGATGGACAACAAGCTGTCAGAATGGGCAAATGGAAAGGGATACGAAAAGATATCCTAAAAGACAATATGGAAATCGAATTGTATGACCTAAATGCAGATCCACAGGAACAACATGATATCGCTGATAAAAACCCTGAAGTAGTAGCCAAGATCAAAGCTATTATGCAAGAAGAACATCATGTTGCCAAAACAGAAAAATTTCAAATGCCTCAACTGGGGGACTAA